A DNA window from Streptomyces asoensis contains the following coding sequences:
- a CDS encoding response regulator: MTTVLIVDDQPLQRYGFHLLLDSVPETDVVGEAAHGAEAVRKAAELRPDVVLMDVRMPGMDGIEATRRIVAAGGRSRVLVLTTFDLDEYVHAAIRAGASGFLLKDARPEELLAGIRAVASGDAVIAPALTRRLLDEYAQYVPAHRGNAADDPRLGSLTDREREILVAVGKGWTNGEIAARFVLSESTVKTHVGRVLAKIGARDRIQAVIFAYDHGLARPNAD; encoded by the coding sequence GTGACCACCGTCCTCATCGTGGACGACCAGCCGCTGCAACGCTACGGCTTCCACCTGCTCCTGGACTCCGTCCCCGAGACCGACGTCGTCGGGGAGGCCGCCCACGGCGCGGAGGCCGTCCGCAAGGCCGCCGAACTGCGCCCGGACGTCGTCCTCATGGACGTCCGCATGCCCGGCATGGACGGCATCGAGGCCACCCGCCGTATCGTCGCCGCCGGCGGCCGCTCACGCGTCCTTGTGCTCACGACGTTCGACCTCGACGAGTACGTCCACGCCGCGATCCGGGCCGGCGCCAGCGGCTTCCTCCTCAAGGACGCGCGCCCCGAGGAACTCCTCGCTGGCATCCGCGCGGTCGCCTCCGGTGACGCCGTGATCGCACCCGCCCTCACCCGCCGCCTCCTGGACGAGTACGCCCAGTACGTCCCCGCCCACCGGGGGAACGCCGCCGACGACCCGAGGCTCGGATCCCTCACCGACCGCGAACGGGAGATCCTCGTCGCCGTCGGCAAGGGCTGGACCAATGGCGAGATCGCCGCCCGGTTCGTGCTCTCCGAGTCCACCGTCAAGACCCACGTCGGCCGCGTCCTGGCCAAGATCGGAGCCCGCGACCGGATCCAGGCCGTGATCTTCGCCTACGACCACGGCCTCGCCCGGCCCAACGCCGACTGA
- a CDS encoding sensor histidine kinase: MTNDDISGMGPLVARLSRGGQRLRQADRTHPWVLDTAVLIVVFLMFCLPDLLRGGVDDGDGPRRFRLAFTELPVAGMLALQAGLVLPLLWRRRRPMAAFGVIAAVFVLQWSLGAALRADVALFIALYSLALHGRLRQLPWAGAVMAGAMLLVAVRASSAVSVWDALFFLLSTATAALALGLVVRIRRAQLAGLRDRAARLEIERDQRSRLAAATERTRVAREMHDIVGHNLSVIITLADAGAYATDIAPERGKEALRLIGDTGRQALGELRRVLGVLRETGDGPAGGPELSPQPGIADVGALCATVRAAGLEVVYRTSGDAEALDDGVQLTVYRIVQEALTNTMKHAADDARAHLAVAVTDTRLSIRVQDTGPAAQPGPPNEEGHGLVGMRERAALYGGTVSAGPTDDGGWSVEAVLDLTPRGGDR; encoded by the coding sequence GTGACCAACGATGACATCAGCGGGATGGGACCGCTGGTCGCCCGGCTGTCCCGGGGTGGCCAGCGGTTGCGGCAGGCCGACCGGACACATCCGTGGGTGCTGGACACCGCGGTCCTGATCGTGGTCTTCCTGATGTTCTGCCTGCCCGACCTGCTGCGCGGCGGTGTGGACGACGGCGACGGACCACGCCGCTTCCGGCTCGCCTTCACCGAGCTGCCCGTCGCGGGAATGCTGGCACTGCAGGCAGGACTGGTGCTGCCCCTGCTGTGGCGGCGACGCAGGCCGATGGCGGCCTTCGGCGTCATCGCCGCGGTGTTCGTCCTCCAATGGTCCCTGGGCGCGGCGCTGCGCGCTGACGTCGCCCTCTTCATTGCCCTGTACAGCCTGGCCCTGCACGGTCGGCTGCGGCAGCTGCCGTGGGCCGGTGCGGTGATGGCCGGGGCCATGCTGCTGGTCGCCGTCCGCGCGTCCTCGGCCGTGTCCGTCTGGGACGCGCTGTTCTTCCTGCTGAGCACGGCGACCGCGGCCCTCGCGCTCGGCCTCGTGGTACGAATCCGCCGGGCCCAGCTCGCAGGACTGCGGGACCGGGCGGCCCGGCTGGAGATCGAGCGCGACCAGCGCAGCAGACTCGCGGCCGCCACCGAACGCACCCGGGTAGCGCGCGAGATGCACGACATCGTCGGCCACAACCTGTCCGTCATCATCACGCTCGCCGACGCCGGCGCCTACGCCACCGACATCGCACCCGAACGGGGCAAGGAGGCCCTGCGGCTCATCGGCGACACCGGCCGGCAGGCCCTCGGCGAGCTGCGGCGCGTGCTCGGCGTACTGCGCGAGACCGGGGACGGCCCGGCCGGCGGGCCCGAGCTCAGCCCGCAGCCCGGCATCGCGGACGTCGGCGCCCTGTGCGCCACGGTGCGCGCCGCTGGACTGGAGGTCGTCTACCGGACCTCCGGCGACGCCGAGGCCCTGGACGACGGGGTCCAGCTGACGGTGTACCGCATCGTCCAGGAAGCCCTCACCAACACCATGAAGCACGCCGCCGACGACGCCCGGGCGCACCTGGCGGTCGCCGTGACGGACACCCGGCTGAGCATCCGGGTCCAGGACACCGGCCCGGCCGCACAGCCGGGACCGCCGAACGAGGAAGGGCACGGCCTGGTGGGCATGCGAGAAAGAGCCGCTCTGTACGGCGGCACCGTCAGCGCGGGACCCACGGACGACGGAGGGTGGAGCGTCGAAGCCGTCCTCGACCTCACGCCCCGGGGCGGTGACCGGTGA
- a CDS encoding ABC transporter permease, which translates to MSTLTATAEEPRTTPARPAYRVTGRRVLASEWAKLWSLRSTWITLGLGLLFLVAFGLISASRYKSGIGSGHMDRDFADSTAVSLSLFGTNFAELALGVLGVLVTAGEYSTGMIRSTLAAVPRRLPVLWSKAAVFGLVALVVGTVGGFVAFLFGSGIVSGTPAAMSLSHAGVLRSLLGAGLYLGLVGVIGTALGALLRSVAGGISVLVAALMLIPGLISLLPSSWRDDISPYLPSNAGESMFALTHDSTTLSPGAGLMVFLCWTALALGGAAYRLARTDV; encoded by the coding sequence ATGAGCACCCTCACCGCGACCGCGGAGGAACCCAGGACCACTCCCGCCCGCCCCGCCTACCGGGTGACCGGACGGCGCGTGCTCGCCTCCGAGTGGGCCAAGCTGTGGTCCCTGCGCTCGACCTGGATCACCCTGGGCCTCGGCCTGCTCTTCCTGGTGGCCTTCGGCCTGATCTCCGCGAGCCGCTACAAGTCGGGGATCGGCTCCGGCCACATGGACCGGGACTTCGCCGATTCGACGGCCGTCAGCCTGTCCCTCTTCGGCACGAACTTCGCCGAGCTTGCCCTCGGCGTGCTCGGCGTGCTGGTCACGGCGGGCGAGTACTCGACCGGCATGATCCGTTCCACGCTCGCGGCGGTGCCCCGCCGGCTGCCCGTGCTGTGGTCCAAGGCTGCTGTCTTCGGACTGGTCGCCCTGGTCGTGGGGACGGTGGGTGGATTCGTCGCCTTCCTGTTCGGCAGTGGAATCGTCTCGGGCACGCCCGCGGCCATGAGCCTCTCGCACGCCGGCGTACTGCGGAGTCTGCTGGGCGCCGGGCTCTACCTCGGCCTCGTCGGAGTGATCGGAACCGCGCTGGGCGCGCTGCTGCGGTCGGTGGCCGGTGGGATCTCGGTGCTGGTCGCCGCCCTGATGCTGATCCCGGGGCTGATCTCCCTGCTGCCGAGTTCCTGGCGGGACGACATAAGCCCCTATCTGCCGTCCAACGCGGGTGAGTCGATGTTCGCGCTGACCCACGACTCGACGACCCTGTCGCCGGGCGCCGGGCTGATGGTCTTCCTGTGCTGGACGGCGCTGGCGCTGGGCGGCGCGGCGTACCGGCTCGCGCGCACCGACGTCTGA
- a CDS encoding ABC transporter ATP-binding protein — protein MIDARRLTKRYGEKTAVDGLDFVVKPGTVTGFLGPNGAGKSTTMRMIVGLDAPTSGSVTVNGHHYARHQAPLQEVGALLEAKSIHPGRSAYNHLKALALTHGIPGSRVDEVIGLAGLDSVAKKRAGAFSLGMGQRLGIAAALLGDPQTVMLDEPVNGLDPEGVLWIRNLLKRLADEGRTVFVSSHLMSEMALVADHLIIVGRGRLLADTTVADLIREAGGDTVKVVTQDPARLRDVLAGPDVDITGRIGSEELQVTGLTAREIGLKAAEHGIALFELSARSVSLEEAFMDLTRDAVEYHGSTTGIDTLGRPA, from the coding sequence ATGATCGACGCACGGCGGTTGACCAAGAGGTACGGCGAGAAGACGGCCGTCGACGGGCTGGACTTCGTGGTGAAGCCCGGCACGGTGACCGGCTTCCTGGGGCCCAACGGCGCGGGTAAATCCACGACCATGCGCATGATCGTCGGCCTTGACGCGCCGACCAGCGGTTCCGTCACCGTCAACGGCCACCACTACGCCCGCCACCAGGCTCCGCTGCAGGAGGTCGGCGCCCTCCTGGAGGCCAAGTCGATTCACCCGGGCCGCTCGGCGTACAACCACCTCAAAGCGCTCGCGCTCACCCACGGCATTCCCGGCAGCCGGGTCGACGAGGTCATCGGCCTCGCCGGGCTCGACAGCGTGGCGAAGAAGCGGGCCGGCGCTTTCTCCCTGGGGATGGGCCAGCGGCTGGGCATCGCGGCCGCGCTGCTGGGCGACCCGCAGACGGTGATGCTCGATGAGCCGGTCAACGGGCTGGACCCGGAAGGGGTGCTCTGGATCCGCAACCTCCTGAAACGACTCGCCGACGAGGGTCGGACGGTGTTCGTGTCATCCCATCTGATGAGCGAGATGGCCCTGGTGGCGGACCACCTGATCATCGTGGGGCGCGGGCGGCTGCTGGCCGACACGACCGTGGCAGACCTGATCCGCGAGGCCGGCGGCGACACGGTGAAGGTCGTCACCCAGGACCCGGCCCGGCTGCGAGACGTACTCGCCGGGCCGGACGTCGACATCACCGGCCGGATCGGCTCCGAGGAGCTCCAGGTGACCGGGCTGACCGCCCGCGAGATCGGGTTGAAGGCCGCCGAGCACGGGATCGCGCTGTTCGAGCTGAGCGCGCGGAGCGTGTCACTGGAGGAGGCGTTCATGGACCTGACCAGGGATGCCGTGGAGTACCACGGCTCCACGACCGGCATCGACACCCTCGGGAGGCCCGCATGA
- a CDS encoding M48 family metalloprotease, producing MTALLLLPLILPFLAPTLARRTLDRLAPATALWVLTASTLALAGACVAALGALVLTGLLKVPAFAVLGELVHPLRTPSDYVVLPAAMAATGVLSLGVWTLARSAFRQTRAFQTARRQADRRPAAGDLCVIESPDPDAYALPGRPHRIVVTTAMLRTLGPAEREALFAHERAHNRAGHHYFLAAAELAAHCHPALRATRATIRFAAERAADEAAAEVTGDRRLIATAIARAALAGNASASTRPDFAPAATTGPVPQRVAALLAPARTRPRTTRRTAFLLVACTVLSVAAGAAGVVDFHHEVEVAQGEEAP from the coding sequence GCCCGCCGAACCCTCGACCGACTGGCTCCCGCCACCGCGCTGTGGGTCCTCACCGCCTCTACCCTGGCGCTGGCGGGAGCCTGCGTCGCCGCTCTCGGTGCCCTCGTCCTGACCGGGCTGCTCAAAGTCCCCGCCTTCGCCGTCCTCGGTGAACTCGTCCACCCCCTGCGGACCCCTTCGGACTACGTCGTCCTCCCCGCCGCCATGGCGGCCACGGGGGTGCTCAGCCTCGGCGTCTGGACTCTCGCACGCTCGGCCTTCCGGCAGACCCGCGCCTTCCAGACCGCCCGCAGGCAGGCCGACCGCCGTCCCGCCGCAGGTGATCTGTGCGTGATCGAATCGCCCGATCCGGACGCGTACGCCCTGCCCGGACGGCCCCATCGCATCGTCGTCACCACCGCCATGCTGCGCACTCTGGGACCTGCCGAGCGTGAGGCCCTTTTCGCCCATGAGCGCGCCCACAACCGGGCCGGGCACCACTACTTCCTGGCCGCCGCCGAACTCGCCGCCCACTGCCACCCCGCCCTGCGCGCCACCCGCGCCACCATCCGGTTCGCCGCCGAGCGGGCCGCCGACGAGGCCGCCGCGGAGGTCACCGGGGACCGGCGCCTGATCGCCACGGCCATCGCCCGCGCCGCCCTCGCCGGAAACGCCTCTGCCTCCACCCGACCGGACTTCGCGCCCGCGGCGACGACCGGACCGGTGCCGCAACGCGTCGCGGCGCTCCTCGCGCCCGCCCGGACCCGCCCGCGCACCACCCGCCGTACCGCGTTCCTTCTCGTGGCCTGCACGGTCCTGTCCGTCGCCGCCGGAGCGGCAGGCGTCGTCGACTTCCACCACGAGGTCGAGGTCGCCCAGGGTGAGGAGGCTCCCTGA